The following are encoded in a window of Mannheimia varigena genomic DNA:
- a CDS encoding toxin-activating lysine-acyltransferase, with translation MNQHYFNLLGNITWLWMNSPLHREWSCELLARNVIPAIENEQYMLLIDNDVPIAYCSWADLSLEAEVKYIKDISSLTPEEWQSGDRRWIIDWVAPFGHSQLLYKKMCQKYPDTLVRSIRFYPKQKELGKIAYFKGGNLDKKTAKKRFDTYQEELGAALKNEFNFTK, from the coding sequence ATGAATCAACATTACTTTAATCTATTGGGAAATATTACTTGGTTATGGATGAACTCACCTCTTCATAGAGAGTGGAGTTGTGAGCTATTGGCACGCAATGTGATTCCAGCAATTGAAAATGAACAATATATGCTACTTATTGATAATGATGTTCCAATTGCATATTGTAGTTGGGCAGATTTAAGTCTTGAGGCTGAAGTGAAATATATTAAGGATATTAGTTCATTAACACCGGAAGAATGGCAGTCTGGTGATAGACGTTGGATTATTGATTGGGTAGCACCATTCGGGCACTCCCAGCTACTTTATAAAAAAATGTGTCAGAAATACCCCGATACTCTCGTCAGATCTATACGCTTTTATCCAAAACAAAAAGAACTGGGCAAAATTGCCTATTTTAAAGGGGGTAACTTAGATAAAAAAACAGCAAAAAAACGTTTCGATACATATCAAGAAGAGCTGGGGGCAGCTCTTAAAAATGAGTTTAATTTTACTAAATAA